From the Acidobacteriota bacterium genome, one window contains:
- the hemH gene encoding ferrochelatase, giving the protein MTEQAVLLIGFGGPTRSDEIRPFLDNVLRGRSVPRERIEEVAHHYELIGGRSPFNELTFRQADGLRRLLEKEGPSIPVYVGMRNWHPLLADVLERMAGDGVRRAVGVILAPHQGEASWGRYQDAVREARILLEEKLGRPAPAVDYCKPWFVHPDYVEAVADRVRHQWNRIPSRNRLQTRLLFTAHSVPSRFASPYVDQLRESCRAVASALKIPDWELVYQSRSGGPRDPWLEPDVCDVIESLGKNQCPGVLLVPIGFVCDHVEVLYDLDVEARQVARKWKMDFFRAPTVNDHPRFIRMLADVVRRAIEGGGERGD; this is encoded by the coding sequence ATGACCGAGCAAGCCGTCCTGCTGATTGGCTTCGGGGGACCGACCCGAAGCGATGAGATTCGCCCGTTCCTGGACAACGTCCTGCGGGGGCGCAGCGTGCCCCGGGAACGGATCGAGGAAGTGGCCCACCATTACGAATTGATCGGAGGTCGATCACCCTTTAACGAGCTGACCTTCCGCCAGGCGGATGGACTGCGGCGACTGCTGGAAAAGGAGGGGCCTTCAATCCCCGTATACGTGGGTATGCGCAACTGGCATCCGCTTCTGGCCGACGTTCTGGAACGGATGGCCGGCGACGGGGTGCGGAGGGCGGTGGGTGTCATCCTGGCGCCTCATCAGGGCGAGGCCAGCTGGGGACGCTATCAGGATGCAGTTCGGGAGGCCAGGATCCTGCTGGAGGAAAAGCTGGGGCGGCCGGCTCCGGCGGTGGACTATTGCAAACCCTGGTTTGTCCATCCCGACTATGTGGAGGCTGTCGCCGACCGCGTCCGGCACCAGTGGAACCGAATCCCAAGCCGGAACCGGCTGCAGACCAGGCTGCTCTTTACCGCTCACAGCGTTCCCAGCCGATTTGCCAGCCCATACGTGGACCAGCTTCGCGAATCCTGCCGGGCGGTGGCTTCGGCCCTGAAGATACCGGATTGGGAACTGGTCTACCAGAGCCGTAGCGGCGGGCCGCGGGATCCCTGGCTCGAACCGGATGTCTGTGACGTCATCGAGAGCCTGGGCAAGAACCAATGCCCCGGCGTGTTGCTGGTGCCCATCGGTTTCGTGTGCGATCACGTGGAAGTGCTCTACGACCTGGACGTGGAGGCCCGGCAGGTCGCCCGGAAGTGGAAGATGGACTTTTTCCGGGCTCCGACGGTCAACGACCACCCCCGCTTCATCCGGATGCTGGCCGACGTGGTCAGACGGGCTATCGAGGGTGGGGGGGAGCGCGGGGACTAG